Within Coffea arabica cultivar ET-39 chromosome 4e, Coffea Arabica ET-39 HiFi, whole genome shotgun sequence, the genomic segment TGTCTAGATACTGATTTTTACTTGATGTACTAGAACTTCACATTCTTTTCCTCTCTTCCTGTTAAACATCTTTAATTCTAAAATGAGTGTTCATGTGGTCAAAGCATGTTTTTCTAGTTCACCACTTAACAGGCACCTCAGCTGGCAACCTCAAAATGATTACTAAAGCCCTTATTTTCGATCTAGCCTAGGATGCTTAAACAGTGGCTATATTTACCTGTTATCTTGGTTTTACCTGATTACTGTGACTTGAAATACAAAGTTTTGGAGATTTTATTTAGTTGGTTTCTAAAAAAGAGTTTCTTGGGCCCTCGTCATTGAACTCAAATGCTTCTATTTGCAGATGAGAACAAAACTGAAGGAGAAAGAAGCTGCCATTGTTTCAATGGAGAAGAAATTTCGGTCAGATTTGATGAATGAGAAGGAAAGTCGAAATCAGCAAGTTACAAAATTCCATGAAGAGCAGCGATCTTTGGTTAGCAAGTTGAAATCAGCAAATGATACTGTAGTAGGCCTAGGACAGGAgctgcaaaaagaaagaaaagtgatTGGAGAGCTCAAAGCAACAATTGATGGTCTTCAAACTGACCTTGTGAAGGCTCGGgaagataaaaaagaaatacaagaaAAGTTAACGGAGAAGCTGGAATCTCTTGGAGTCCTGCAAGAAAAGACAAACTTTCTTAGTGGAGAGATCAAGGATAAAGATGATACTATTCAAAGTCTTAGCTCTGCACTTGCTAAGAAAGAATTGGAGTTGGAAAAACTCAACTCTATCTATCAACAATTGCAGGATCAGTTTGCAGGCTTGAACTCAGAGAATGAAGAACTGAAGGATAAGCtactgaaaaatgaaaatgagctGGAACTGAAAACTGCTGCAGTGGATGATCTGAATGTGCAAGTAGGTATGTTGATTGCTGAGAAAGAGGAATCTAAGAGAAAGTTTGATGCAATAAAAGGGGAGTACAATGACTTGAAGTCTTCATCAATgaagaaggcagctgaagatgCCAAACTCTTGGAAAAGCAAGACCTTAAACTTCAGCAATTGGAGGAGCAGCTTGAGTCTACCTCAAGTGAAGTAAGCAGAAGCAAACTTCAAATTGCTGGTTTATCAAAAGAAAGAGATGATTTGAGGAATACGTTGGACGTAGAACTGAATAAGTTGGAGAGTTTGGAGCAAGAGCTCCAAATCACACTtgtaaatttagaaaaatcaaggAACGAAGCTTCTGGATTGGCAAGTCAACTTCAGCTAGCAAGAGAATTGTGCTTGGAGCTTGAAGTTGAAGTTTCTAAGGTTAGGGCAGACTTTGCTGAAACTAAGGAGACCTTACAGAAGAAAGCTGAAGAAGCAAGGAGAGATGCCGAGGTTTTAGCTGGTGAGCTAACATCTGTGAAGGAGCTCCTGAAGGAAAAAACTGAAGAGATTCTAAATGTGTCTAATGAACTCGCTGCTGTTGTACAAACACGTGATGAGCTTCAAAAGGAACTAGTTGACGTCTACAAGAAAGCAGAAAGTGCAGCTAACGATctaaatgaagaaaaagcaATTGTTGCTTCTTTGAACAAAGAGTTGAAAGCTTTAGACACTAGAGTCTCTAAAGAGAGTGAAGCCCGGAAATCACTCGAGAGGAATCTGGAAGAAGCTACAAGATCACTGAATGAGATTAATCAGAATGCGCTAATACTTTCAAGGGAGCTAGAGCTTGCTAACAGTCAGATTTCCAGCCTCGAAGATGAGAAAGATGCACTCTATAAATACCTTGGCGAGCAAAAACAAGTTTCTCAAGAAGCACGAGAAAACATGGATGATGCACATAGCCTTATAAGGCAACTAGGGCAGGAAAGGGAGAGTTCGGAAAAGAGAGCAAAGAAACTAGAAGAGGAATTGGCTGCTGCAAAGGGTGAAATACTGCGGCTAAGGAGTCGCATAAATTCCTCGAAAACTAATGTGAATGACCAGCATCAGCAAACTGTTGAAGTGGGAGCTAAAGCTGCCGCTCCTGTGAAGAGAGTTGCCAGGAGGAGAAAGGCTGTTCGACAGAAAGATGAGTCGACAGAAAGATGAGTCATAGCCTTTTGTTTCCTGTTCTATTCATTTTCCTGTCCTTGACACGAGCTGCACCTAATTGAAATTATAGAATGTAATCATTTGGTATGTAAATTTTGGAACATTCATTCGGATGTTCTCTTGTAGGGAAAGCTTATATTGAGTTGTATTATCAAGGCTGTGCCCTACTTTCTTGATACGTCTTCTTCTTGCTGTGAAACGTGTTGGAAATGGAAAGGTCAAGTTAGTGTATGTTCCTCGTGATTAGTAAATAGTTAAGTATGAATTTAGCTAACTTTTGAGTTGCCTTGCTGCATATTATAGAATTATGTGGAAAAACATATAATATATACTGAGAGATAACACGCGGTTATATTGACTACTGAAATCGGCCGGAGTGCCGGTGAAAGGCAAACATGATTTTGGATTTGGAGTATCAAAACACTAAAGGAGTCTGATTTTCTAGCGACCACAGTGGGAGTCGAACCCACGACCTTTTGATCCGAAGTCAAACGCGCTAATCCACTGCGCTATGCGGTCAGATGAGCGAGTGGCACAAATCAACCATAAGATAGGTACTTATGGACATGAAATCCATGACAATTGGCACCTGTGAACATGAAATCGACATGAATATATTTACCTGTTTCGTTTGAGAATGTAATggaaaaggccaaaaaaaaaaagtgtttttttgaatagattttcttattttaaaattttcaaaaatgaattaattatttaatcgtAAACTAAAAATTAGATCAAGATAAAAAtatgattcaaaataaaaaaaaattatacatcaTCCAACAAAAAAACAACTTATGTAATTTTGAACCCCAACAATAGTAGAAATATTTGTTAACGCTTTTGTTTTAAACCTTTAACACAATGTGCTTGTGATGGAACAACAAAATTTTAAGACAAGAAGTCCAATAGCCACTTCATTGAATTTACAAATcacattttgttcattttttatatttattttttttatcccttGAGGGAAAGTGATTTCTTTTTGGATTAATTTTATCTACGCTATCAATGTATGCATTATCGTCATTAGATACATGTATAAATGTTGAATTttacagtgtatataaaatttactctttcttttttccattttcccaattttccatttttctttagaAAAGACAAATGGCAATTTAGTAATTAAGCATCAGGATATCCAATCGGCCCTCTCGGCAGCAGTCATCGGACTCATCACTCCAAACACTAATCTTTCTTCTCCCCTCGCTctctttccattttttctttctttcttctaagTTTTTGCTGTTAAAATCAATGGAATCTCAGTCATATCGGTAAATCAGATGGCTCAAAGcctttcaattttcattgatttactctaaaattattttttcgaCCCCCCAAGATTAGGGTCGTTTTTCACATTTGACACCGAATAAAGCGAGCTATTTCGGAAagcttttattgattttgttgGGTGAAAAAGGAATTCTTGTGACTCGTCATCGTCTCAGAGTCATGTTCTATGGTGCGGTGGTGTGGGATCCATGGCTGATCGTTGCCCAAATTGTGTGCCTCCAATGCTTATACTACCTAACTCTAGGGCTTTTTCTGGCAATTCTGGTCGGAACTAGAGTTTCGCGGATGAGTTTGGTATATTTCTTTGATTACGCCACTGTCACCGCTTCCACGGTCACCGGTTGGTGCGTCATTGCTTCATTTATTCTTAGCTCGCTTGCTGGGTAAGCTTTTGTTtttgtaaaactcaatttaCGTAAATATTATTGTGCTTGAGTTGTTTTTGAATTGCAAGTCAGTTTAGTTTTCTCGTTTGAGTCTGAATATTCTGAAATTTCTTAGGAGTGTGAGAgttgtttgtttaattttttaaggGATCCGATTTCCAAATTATGTTTAATTTCAGCTCTCAGTTTTGACTAATTTGTTCTCCTATCGAGATTTACTGGTAAtgcgtgtttttttttttaagaaataacTGGTTATGCGTGttacttgttaaaaaaaaaaaaacgattcTGTGACATAATCTGGCTTTTTTTTTGTCGGCTTTCCTTGAGTGACTTATTTTTCACATGCTTAATTCAGTCAAATTCGTAATGAGGTAGTCTTACTTTGCCATGGTTTTGGTAAACCTCAAATGATTACTCATTTACTTAGCTGGCCTTTGCAAAGAATAGCTTTTCAGAGGTCTAATTGCAAGACAAGCaagaattttgtgaaaaaagacaAGAAAGTCTTTTTTAATATCTAATTTACCTGTTTATGGAATTTGGATCTATAATTCCATGCACTACTGGGGGTTTGGACGGAACTAATAAACAAACCTTGTGCCCACTTCATTCTGGGCAGTGTAGCTTAATCATAATCATTGGAACGTCTCTGGATATTCTTAATGCTTCCTTTACTGAGAAAAGTGATACCTTGGTTAACAAAACGAGATATGAGACTTGAGAGCTGAGAATATTCTAGAGAGATTAGTTAGTTTGCACAGTGATCTTTCCAATTTTTTAGTGACAGGCGATTTTCATTTGCGCCCAAAGAGGTGGTGATGTTGGAGGCTCAAAGGGGCATTGACTTTGCATGTTGGAattttaagtaaaattttatttatattatggcctttttgaaatgtttattttctgttttataCTGCATGTATTATTGCTTGACATctgaaagaagaagaaacagaaTATTTGTGTTTGTCTGAGAATTTTATTACTAGAGCTTTCATGAACTGTAAACAATTTAACTAGTGTAGTCTTCATTGTTGTTTGGAACAGAGCTGGATTCTTAGTTTATCTGGTTGAGAGGGCAAAGAAGTGCCTGGATTTCTCAGCCACCCTTTACATTATCCATATTTTTATATGTATCATATATGGAGGTTGGCCTTCCTCGATAACTTGGTGGGTTGTTAATGTCACTGGACTTGCAGTGATGGCATTGTTGGGTGAATATTTGTGCATAAGACGTGAATTGCGTGAAATTCCCATTACAAGATACCGTTCAAGTAAGTCTTCTTGCTCCGGCTTGTTTACTTctccaagaaagtgcttcaaaAGAAAGTTAGATGTTATAATCTCCTTAACATATCTTGTTGGTGCCGATTCCATCTAACTGTTTTATTCGTTTGATTACTTCTTGTTCTTTTCTGTCTTAACATCATTGATCTCCTTTACTGGTttggtgcttttttttttttggtcttatGCATTAGTCTGCCGGTTGAGCTGAATCGCTCATACTCTTGCctatgtgatttttcaaaaacaaaaaatctagcttttttttttctgggtgtGAAAACGTCATCAATTGACCTTTATTTCTTCAATTCATCCAAGAAGGCATCTGCTATCCTATTTTTCATGGTAGTCAATAGCATTTCCATATCTGACAGTCAACGGGAAATTCAAATTGAACTGCTTATATGCTTTGATTTGCCATTTGCACTGGCACATGGTCAGAGGTAGCTTGTAAGAATTTTGGGAGATTTACTAAGACATTTATCATTTATATAGTTTGGAGCTTTTCTGGTTGAGTTAGCATACTTCTCCCCCAAAATAGCACAATGTTCTTGGCATTGCACACTGTAGTTTCTAGTAATTTTGATGTAAATGCTCCTAGCAAGATACTTCCCAAGTTACTATGATCTTTGCATCATTGTTCATGTTCTGGATTTGTCAACaggtatcttgggaggaaaacatctagtcactgtattatgagtgaccaactagtatttataggagtacaaacctaaccgactatttacaagaatacccttactaatatattatctacaagaatactaatattctcctaacactccccctcaagttggagcatatatatcataagcacccaacttgttacaaaggtatttcaccctagagccccctaaactcttggtaaacaaatcagccaattgatctgcagacggtacatgagatgtcttgatgacTCCATCAAGTaatttctctcgaatgaaatgacaatcaacttcaatatgttttgtcctttcatgaaacactggatCAACTTCAATGGCCAGTTTTTGTTATtgttttattaagaaaaaagtgTTTATCTCAATAATTTATGAACTGGAATAGGCATGAGTATCCTTTCTTTAATTCTAATATAAGAAGACGTCAGAGAAGACAATGGTAAGACAATGAGAAATTAAGCTAGTGGAGCTTTGGTTCTCCTTTCTTCACCTTGTAGTAGGGTTCCACAAAAAACCATAGTTGCTTACTAGGGAAGAGAACGACCTAGTAACAGAAGAGGGTGTGCTTCAGATAATATTACTACTGCAGATTCTACTTAATAGCTTTCAGTACTGGTGTGTGAACTTTGTATAGGTAAATTGCTTTATTAAATGATACATGCTTATCCTCTGCATTTCACCATGTTTTATCTATAAGCATGGGGAATGCTGCTCAACATTTTCTGATTTATCTTAGGATCTCATCATTCTGAGTAGAAATGTCCACCTTTGTTGGAATAGATACTATTTCTTAAACCCCAATATGCTGTGCTTCCCTGCGGTTTTTGCATGTTCATATTCATGCAAACTAAAAGTTTGAGCATTAGATTAAAATAAGTATTTCCTTATTTGTGTTATGTAGCTAGTGCTAATCATAAGATGGTAGCCCTTTATCTTGCTACTTTTCATCTGAGCCTTTTCATTAATCCATGCAGATGTCTGATTGACAAGAAAATTAACAGGAGAATTTTTTCCAAGCCAATAGTGTTGATGGTAGCTCATTCACTTTGCACGTGTTCTTGGATACAGCACTGATTGAGAAGACATGTGATATGCTGGTTGGGATATATATTAAAGTCTCATGAAATTTTATTCTGCAGACTGAAGTCTAGAACCATGAAAGAGTGTTCAAATGTTCGGCAAGCAAGAACCGTCACAGAACTTTGTATGTACAATTTAGGTTTACTTTACAAGAGATGATTGTACTTTAGGGGCAAAATTGCTTGCATAAGCTATTATTAGTACCCAGATTGTCTctcattttttgcattttatatTTTGATGTTATCTGAATGATTGCAAGCCAATTTTGGTGGGTTATTCTCAAGTCTTGTATTCCTGGTCAGTTGCTGTAGTTGCTCGATGTCTTCGTGTTATTATATGATCTGCAAACTGCATCATGCTTTGCCAGTAGTTCCTTTTAACTATGAAATTACATGTGAGATAGTTCGGACTTATATCTTAAGCATGGAGTCATCTGAATTTTTAGCTTGTTACCCTTTTGGGATTTTTGTTGGACTTGATGCGCTGCAATACTAGGGAGAATTATTTTGTTTATTGATGTATTGTTGCCATATATGCCCAACGCTCAAGTTAGGTGCTTTAATCTTGGACCACAATTTTGTAGTAATTCATATTTGTGGCATTGCTTCCTACTTTTTCTTATAatactcctttttcttttgtgagtgGGAACTGGAAAATGTCTTGATCTCAAGGAATGGCATTAATTTGTTATTCCCCATCCTTTTGCTTTTGCCTAATCATGTTAACAGAGTTGGGGATGCCTCATGTCATATGCAGTATGGATTTTCTCTGTGGTTGTCAGATTGATAGAATCTAACagtatgattaattgtaacAAAATTTGCCGTTTGTTCGAAGTGACACGCACAACTCAATCCcatcttttgaaattcaaaatggCCCAATTCTTGCCTCACCCTTAATCACCTCCAGCATTTGGTCCTGTGATTGCCAAGGCCATCAATCGGTGCGGCATCTGCCCAGTCATTTCTTAAACTGTCTTAAATGGCTATAATCTGGATTTGTGATTTTCATTATTCTTGCTTGCTAGCGTGGCCAACTCGGCCGTTCAATTATC encodes:
- the LOC113742880 gene encoding MAR-binding filament-like protein 1-1 isoform X1; the protein is MGFLRGSCCLLHSPIHRSILLIPSSSSSSSSSSSFSHSSCLFSPLKMGQNRRKRTRISACMSQETGNERSSGARRFVLFVGFSVIPVLKLTAKAFESWPQDGSDLKSVEQDRRAEQKHQGDASHNPFVSLLSGLGILGSGVLGALYMLSLKEKATSEAAIESMRTKLKEKEAAIVSMEKKFRSDLMNEKESRNQQVTKFHEEQRSLVSKLKSANDTVVGLGQELQKERKVIGELKATIDGLQTDLVKAREDKKEIQEKLTEKLESLGVLQEKTNFLSGEIKDKDDTIQSLSSALAKKELELEKLNSIYQQLQDQFAGLNSENEELKDKLLKNENELELKTAAVDDLNVQVGMLIAEKEESKRKFDAIKGEYNDLKSSSMKKAAEDAKLLEKQDLKLQQLEEQLESTSSEVSRSKLQIAGLSKERDDLRNTLDVELNKLESLEQELQITLVNLEKSRNEASGLASQLQLARELCLELEVEVSKVRADFAETKETLQKKAEEARRDAEVLAGELTSVKELLKEKTEEILNVSNELAAVVQTRDELQKELVDVYKKAESAANDLNEEKAIVASLNKELKALDTRVSKESEARKSLERNLEEATRSLNEINQNALILSRELELANSQISSLEDEKDALYKYLGEQKQVSQEARENMDDAHSLIRQLGQERESSEKRAKKLEEELAAAKGEILRLRSRINSSKTNVNDQHQQTVEVGAKAAAPVKRVARRRKAVRQKDESTER
- the LOC113742880 gene encoding MAR-binding filament-like protein 1-1 isoform X2, encoding MLSLKEKATSEAAIESMRTKLKEKEAAIVSMEKKFRSDLMNEKESRNQQVTKFHEEQRSLVSKLKSANDTVVGLGQELQKERKVIGELKATIDGLQTDLVKAREDKKEIQEKLTEKLESLGVLQEKTNFLSGEIKDKDDTIQSLSSALAKKELELEKLNSIYQQLQDQFAGLNSENEELKDKLLKNENELELKTAAVDDLNVQVGMLIAEKEESKRKFDAIKGEYNDLKSSSMKKAAEDAKLLEKQDLKLQQLEEQLESTSSEVSRSKLQIAGLSKERDDLRNTLDVELNKLESLEQELQITLVNLEKSRNEASGLASQLQLARELCLELEVEVSKVRADFAETKETLQKKAEEARRDAEVLAGELTSVKELLKEKTEEILNVSNELAAVVQTRDELQKELVDVYKKAESAANDLNEEKAIVASLNKELKALDTRVSKESEARKSLERNLEEATRSLNEINQNALILSRELELANSQISSLEDEKDALYKYLGEQKQVSQEARENMDDAHSLIRQLGQERESSEKRAKKLEEELAAAKGEILRLRSRINSSKTNVNDQHQQTVEVGAKAAAPVKRVARRRKAVRQKDESTER
- the LOC113742334 gene encoding uncharacterized protein; amino-acid sequence: MFYGAVVWDPWLIVAQIVCLQCLYYLTLGLFLAILVGTRVSRMSLVYFFDYATVTASTVTGWCVIASFILSSLAGAGFLVYLVERAKKCLDFSATLYIIHIFICIIYGGWPSSITWWVVNVTGLAVMALLGEYLCIRRELREIPITRYRSNV